The region GTCGTTTGGCGCGTACTACAGTGGGGCGCTTACCCATCTGTTCTTTACCGATCCCAAAACTGATTTTATCCCCATCCTGAATGCGGCGACCAAAAAGCCGGATTTGGACCTGCTGATGCCGCATTTCTTGCTGACCTATGTGCCGCACTGGTTGGTGATGATCATCTTGTTACTGGTCTTTTCGGCCTCCATGTCCAGCCTTTCCTCGCTGGTGCTGGTTTCCAGTTCCGCCATTGCCATTGATATCTATGGGGCTTTTGTGAAGCGCGACGAAAAACCTGGCACCACCATGCTCCTGATGCGTATCTTGTGTGGTGTGTTCGTGCTATTGTCCTTGCTCATCGCGGTCAGCAAGGTGGATGTGATTGTGAACCTGATGGTGATCGCCTGGGGAGCGCTTTCCGGGGCGTTTCTGGCGCCTTATCTCTATGGGCTGTTCTGGAAACGCACCACGAAGGCCGGCGCTTTTGCCGGAATGTTGTCCGGGTTGGGGGTTGCGGTGGGGCTGTTTCTGTACTGGGGCAAGCCGGGCATTCCGGTGGCTGCCGCGTTGGCCATGGTGGTGCCGCTGGTGGTGGTGCCAGTCGTCAGTTTGCTGACGGAGCCGCCGCCCAAAGAGCTGATTACCAAAGCGTTCGGTGAGGAATGAGCCATGGATTGGGCATTCACCCCGTGCTGAAGGGTTTCCGCCCTCATTTGGCGGCTGAAGGACCGGTGTTGGGCATCCTTTTGTGCGTTTTTGGGCGCTAGCCAAATAATTCCAATAATGAATGCTTGCCAAAGCGGGGTATTTTCATACATTTAGCGGCTCGTTTTTGAATATTGATATGAATGACAATTTGATGAACGCGATTATCGCGATGACACCGCCACCGCAAAATGGCCAGCAATCCACCGCCCCTTGGTGGATGAACATGGTGCCGCTGGTGCTGATGGTGGTCGTCTTTTACTTTATCCTCATCCGCCCCCAGCAAAAGAAGGCCAAGGAATTGGAGGAATTGCTGAAAAACATCAAGTCGGGGAACAAGGTGATGACTTCCAGCGGTATCATTGGGATTGTCGTCAATGTCAAGGAACGCACCGTGACGCTGCGTTCCGCCGATACCAAACTGGAAGTGGTCAAGTCCTCCATTACCGAGGTCCTCGAACGTGAAGAAACCACGGCCGATGACGCTCCGCCCCGCAAAAACGCATAATCCATTTAGGGAATATCATGAATCGTTCACACTTCTGGAAACTGGCGCTCATCGTATTTGTCACCGCATGGGCGATTTTTGAACTCACGCCGCCCCAATCCAAGAATTTGCTGGAGGAGTTCCAGCGACGGGCGGTCAACATAGACACGAATTTCCAAGCCATCGTGGCGAAAGCCCAGGCCATGCAGGCCACCAATGCGGCGCGTGGGTATGGCAATATTGTTGATGCCACTGGCGGCGCGCAAATCACCAACTATTTTCCGTTCGTCAACCTTAGCCGCGAGCGCTATCCCTCGAATTATACGCGGGCCATCTTGAACCAGTTGCAGCGCGATGGCGCGGGCAAGATCAAGCTGGGGCTGGACCTTCAGGGCGGTACGTCCATCCTCGTCAAACTGGATACCAACCGCCTGCAATCCGCCAGCAGCAAACAGGACGCCCTGAACCAAGCCATGGAAGTCATGCGCAAACGCGTGGACCGCTTTGGGGTGTCGGAACCCATCATCCAGCCCGCTGGCGAAGACCGCATCCTTATCCAAATTCCCGGCCTGTCCGAAGAAGAGCGCGTCAGTGCCATCCGCCAGGTGCAACGCGCGGCCTTCCTCGAGTTCCGCATTGTACATCCGCAGAGTCGTGAGTTGCTGGAACAAAACCTCATTCCCCCCGGGTATGAGATCCTGAAGGAAGCCAAGCGCGGCCAGGATGGACGTGATATTCTGATTCCGCATTTGGTCGGCAAGAAGGCGGAGAAGGGGCTGACCGGTTCCTATGTGAAGCGCGCCATGCCGTCGCGTGACACGGTGACCGCCCAGCCGGAAATTACTTTTGAAATGACCACCGAGGGTT is a window of Verrucomicrobiota bacterium DNA encoding:
- the yajC gene encoding preprotein translocase subunit YajC; amino-acid sequence: MNDNLMNAIIAMTPPPQNGQQSTAPWWMNMVPLVLMVVVFYFILIRPQQKKAKELEELLKNIKSGNKVMTSSGIIGIVVNVKERTVTLRSADTKLEVVKSSITEVLEREETTADDAPPRKNA